The following proteins are co-located in the Lagenorhynchus albirostris chromosome 2, mLagAlb1.1, whole genome shotgun sequence genome:
- the SRM gene encoding spermidine synthase isoform X1, producing the protein MEPGLDGPAASGPAAIREGWFRETCSLWPGQALSLQVEQLLHHRRSQYQDILVFRSKSYGNVLVLDGVIQCTERDEFSYQEMIANLPLYSHPNPRKVLIIGGGDGGVLREVVKHSSVESVVQCEIDEDVIQVSKKFLPGMAIGYSSSKLTLHVGDGFEFMKQNQDAFDVIITDSSDPMGPAESLFKESYYQLMKTALKEDGILCCQGECQWLHLDLIKEMRHFCKSLFPVVDYAYCTIPTYPSGQIGFMLCSKNPSTNFREPVQQLTQKQVEEMQLKYYNSDVHQAAFVLPEFARKALNDVH; encoded by the exons aTGGAGCCCGGCCTTGACGGCCCCGCTGCCTCCGGCCCCGCTGCCATCCGTGAGGGCTGGTTCCGCGAGACGTGCAGCCTGTGGCCCGGCCAGGCCCTGTCTCTGCAGGTGGAGCAGCTGCTACACCATCGACGCTCGCAGTACCAGGATATCCTCGTCTTTCGCAG TAAGAGCTACGGTAACGTGCTGGTGTTGGACGGTGTCATCCAGTGCACAGAGAGGGACGAGTTCTCCTACCAGGAGATGATCGCCAACCTGCCTCTCTACAGCCACCCCAACCCACGCAAG GTGCTGATCATcgggggcggggatgggggtgTCCTGCGGGAGGTGGTCAAGCATTCCTCCGTGGAGTCGGTGGTCCAGTGCGAGATTGACGAG GATGTCATTCAAGTCTCTAAGAAGTTCCTGCCGGGCATGGCCATTGGCTACTCTAGCTCAAAGCTGACCCTACACGTGGGTGACGGTTTTGAGTTCATGAAACAGAACCAGGACGCCTTCGACGTCATCATCACTGACTCCTCAGACCCCATGG GCCCTGCTGAGAGTCTGTTCAAGGAGTCCTACTACCAGCTCATGAAGACCGCCCTCAAAGAGGACGGCATCCTCTGCTGCCAGG GCGAGTGCCAGTGGCTGCACCTGGACCTCATCAAGGAGATGCGGCACTTCTGCAAGTCGCTCTTCCCCGTGGTGGACTACGCCTACTGCACCATCCCCACCTACCCCAGTGGCCAGATCGGCTTCATGCTGTGCAGCAAAAACCCA AGCACCAACTTCCGGGAGCCCGTGCAACAGCTGACGCAGAAGCAGGTGGAAGAGATGCAGCTGAAATACTACAACTCCGACGTGCACCAGGCAGCCTTCGTCCTGCCCGAGTTTGCCCGGAAG GCTCTGAATGATGtgcactga
- the SRM gene encoding spermidine synthase isoform X2, which yields MEPGLDGPAASGPAAIREGWFRETCSLWPGQALSLQVEQLLHHRRSQYQDILVFRSKSYGNVLVLDGVIQCTERDEFSYQEMIANLPLYSHPNPRKDVIQVSKKFLPGMAIGYSSSKLTLHVGDGFEFMKQNQDAFDVIITDSSDPMGPAESLFKESYYQLMKTALKEDGILCCQGECQWLHLDLIKEMRHFCKSLFPVVDYAYCTIPTYPSGQIGFMLCSKNPSTNFREPVQQLTQKQVEEMQLKYYNSDVHQAAFVLPEFARKALNDVH from the exons aTGGAGCCCGGCCTTGACGGCCCCGCTGCCTCCGGCCCCGCTGCCATCCGTGAGGGCTGGTTCCGCGAGACGTGCAGCCTGTGGCCCGGCCAGGCCCTGTCTCTGCAGGTGGAGCAGCTGCTACACCATCGACGCTCGCAGTACCAGGATATCCTCGTCTTTCGCAG TAAGAGCTACGGTAACGTGCTGGTGTTGGACGGTGTCATCCAGTGCACAGAGAGGGACGAGTTCTCCTACCAGGAGATGATCGCCAACCTGCCTCTCTACAGCCACCCCAACCCACGCAAG GATGTCATTCAAGTCTCTAAGAAGTTCCTGCCGGGCATGGCCATTGGCTACTCTAGCTCAAAGCTGACCCTACACGTGGGTGACGGTTTTGAGTTCATGAAACAGAACCAGGACGCCTTCGACGTCATCATCACTGACTCCTCAGACCCCATGG GCCCTGCTGAGAGTCTGTTCAAGGAGTCCTACTACCAGCTCATGAAGACCGCCCTCAAAGAGGACGGCATCCTCTGCTGCCAGG GCGAGTGCCAGTGGCTGCACCTGGACCTCATCAAGGAGATGCGGCACTTCTGCAAGTCGCTCTTCCCCGTGGTGGACTACGCCTACTGCACCATCCCCACCTACCCCAGTGGCCAGATCGGCTTCATGCTGTGCAGCAAAAACCCA AGCACCAACTTCCGGGAGCCCGTGCAACAGCTGACGCAGAAGCAGGTGGAAGAGATGCAGCTGAAATACTACAACTCCGACGTGCACCAGGCAGCCTTCGTCCTGCCCGAGTTTGCCCGGAAG GCTCTGAATGATGtgcactga